The following coding sequences lie in one Lolium perenne isolate Kyuss_39 chromosome 2, Kyuss_2.0, whole genome shotgun sequence genomic window:
- the LOC127334720 gene encoding protein LITTLE ZIPPER 3, producing MDRLNVKLYMQNCYILQENERLRKKAQLLNQENQTLLTELKQRLARTAAATKAAGNAAAAAGGRAPLPDLNAAPPAHAVHDKVAPKSHKAAAN from the coding sequence ATGGACAGGCTCAACGTCAAGCTCTACATGCAGAACTGCTACATCCTCCAGGAGAACGAGCGCCTGCGCAAGAAGGCGCAGCTGCTCAACCAGGAGAACCAGACGCTGCTCACCGAGCTCAAGCAGCGGCTTGCCAGGACTGCCGCGGCGACCAAGGCCGCTGGcaatgctgctgctgctgctggtggaCGTGCGCCCCTCCCTGACCTCAACGCGGCTCCACCGGCACACGCCGTCCACGACAAGGTGGCTCCAAAGTCCCACAAGGCGGCCGCAAACTAG